A window of the Pseudomonas fluorescens genome harbors these coding sequences:
- the fliJ gene encoding flagellar export protein FliJ, whose translation MALSRAARLAPVVDMAEKAEKTAVQRLGYFQGQVKVAESKLADLHAFRLDYSEQWIVRGSTGVSGQWLLGFQGFLAQLDTAVDQQRQSLQWHQNNLDKARDAWQQAFARVEGLRKLVQRYLEEAQRAEDKREQKLLDELSQRLPRHEAF comes from the coding sequence ATGGCCCTGAGTCGAGCCGCGCGTCTGGCGCCGGTGGTGGACATGGCCGAGAAGGCCGAGAAAACCGCCGTTCAGCGCCTGGGCTATTTTCAGGGTCAGGTGAAAGTGGCCGAGAGCAAACTCGCCGACTTGCATGCCTTCCGTCTGGATTACTCCGAGCAGTGGATCGTGCGCGGCAGCACGGGCGTTTCCGGGCAATGGCTGCTGGGTTTTCAGGGCTTTCTGGCGCAACTCGACACCGCTGTCGATCAGCAGCGTCAAAGTCTGCAATGGCACCAGAACAACCTGGACAAGGCCCGCGATGCCTGGCAACAGGCCTTCGCCCGGGTCGAAGGTCTGCGCAAGCTTGTACAACGTTATCTGGAAGAAGCGCAGCGCGCCGAAGACAAGCGCGAACAGAAGCTGCTGGACGAGTTGTCCCAGCGTTTGCCGCGCCACGAGGCGTTT